The Cervus elaphus chromosome 22, mCerEla1.1, whole genome shotgun sequence genome has a window encoding:
- the LOC122680104 gene encoding NADH dehydrogenase [ubiquinone] 1 beta subcomplex subunit 1-like — translation MMNLLQVVHDHWVHVLVPMGFVFGYYLDRKNDEKLTAFRNKSLLYKRELKQ, via the coding sequence ATGATGAACTTACTTCAGGTTGTGCATGACCACTGGGTACATGTACTTGTCCCTATGGGATTTGTCTTTGGATATTATCTAGACAGGAAGAATGATGAAAAGCTAACTGCCTTCCGGAACAAGAGTCTGTTATATAAAAGGGAATTGAAACAATGA